The proteins below are encoded in one region of bacterium:
- the hydG gene encoding [FeFe] hydrogenase H-cluster radical SAM maturase HydG, with protein sequence MANESVAATEWAKSVIRQDEIDRYLVDGKDFVDDALIESLLADQAEPDPALVRELARGARGGATLTPEQAAVLLRVRDEGLWEEMFAAAAEAKRAIYDNRVVTFAPLYCGDLCVNDCAYCGFRKSNPAIKRKVLTMAQIQKEAELLAGKIGHKRLVVVFGEHPATDADYIAECMKKIYEVRVPGRVGMGAIRRVNVNAAPMCVAELRKLHEAGIGTFQVFQETYHRPTYEAVHPRNTVKGHMRWRLYALHRAMEAGIDDVAMGALLGLHDWRYELLAMVMHTRDLERQFGIGVHTVSVPRIEPAENTDFAWLKHRVGDRDFKRLVCLLRLCIPSAGLIVTCRETPEMIRDVIPMCTQRDASSRIGIGAYADGATEDAGGQTGERQQFILGDTRSLDVVVRELAEMGYITSFCTAGYRCGRTGKKIMDLLRSGREGCFCKLNAVLTFQEWLEDFASPETQEVGARIVAKELEEIKARTPKDFSEPLHRNFLGDLERIKKGERDLYF encoded by the coding sequence ATGGCGAACGAGAGCGTTGCGGCGACGGAATGGGCCAAGTCGGTCATCCGCCAGGACGAGATCGACCGGTACTTGGTGGACGGCAAGGACTTCGTGGACGACGCGCTGATCGAGTCCCTGCTCGCCGACCAGGCCGAGCCGGATCCGGCGTTGGTGCGGGAACTCGCCCGGGGCGCGCGCGGCGGGGCCACGCTCACGCCCGAGCAGGCCGCCGTGCTGCTGCGGGTGCGGGACGAGGGGCTGTGGGAGGAGATGTTCGCCGCCGCGGCCGAGGCGAAGCGGGCGATCTACGACAACCGGGTGGTCACCTTCGCGCCGCTCTACTGCGGCGATCTCTGCGTGAACGACTGCGCCTACTGCGGGTTCCGCAAGTCGAACCCGGCGATCAAGCGCAAGGTGCTCACGATGGCCCAGATCCAGAAGGAGGCCGAGCTCCTCGCCGGCAAGATCGGCCACAAGCGGCTGGTGGTCGTGTTCGGCGAGCATCCGGCGACCGACGCCGACTACATCGCCGAGTGCATGAAGAAGATCTACGAGGTGCGCGTGCCGGGCCGGGTCGGCATGGGGGCGATCCGCCGGGTGAACGTCAACGCCGCGCCGATGTGCGTGGCCGAGCTGCGCAAGCTGCACGAGGCGGGCATCGGCACCTTCCAAGTGTTCCAGGAGACGTACCACCGGCCGACCTACGAGGCGGTGCATCCGCGGAACACGGTCAAGGGGCACATGCGCTGGCGCCTCTACGCCCTGCACCGCGCGATGGAAGCGGGCATCGACGACGTGGCGATGGGCGCGCTGCTCGGGCTCCACGACTGGCGCTACGAGCTGCTGGCGATGGTCATGCACACGCGGGACTTGGAGCGGCAGTTCGGCATCGGCGTGCACACCGTTTCGGTGCCGCGCATCGAGCCGGCGGAGAACACCGACTTCGCCTGGCTGAAGCATCGCGTGGGCGACCGGGACTTCAAGCGCCTGGTCTGCCTGCTGCGCCTGTGCATTCCCTCGGCCGGCCTGATCGTCACCTGCCGCGAGACGCCGGAGATGATCCGCGACGTGATCCCGATGTGCACCCAACGGGACGCGTCGAGCCGGATCGGCATCGGCGCCTACGCCGACGGCGCGACGGAGGACGCCGGCGGCCAGACCGGCGAACGCCAGCAGTTCATCCTCGGCGACACCCGCTCGCTGGACGTCGTGGTCCGGGAGCTGGCCGAGATGGGCTACATCACGTCGTTCTGCACCGCCGGCTACCGCTGCGGACGGACGGGGAAGAAGATCATGGATCTGCTCCGTTCCGGCCGGGAAGGGTGCTTCTGCAAGCTGAACGCCGTGCTCACCTTCCAGGAGTGGCTGGAGGACTTCGCCTCCCCCGAGACGCAGGAAGTCGGCGCGCGGATCGTGGCCAAGGAGCTGGAGGAGATCAAGGCCCGGACGCCGAAGGACTTCTCCGAGCCGCTGCACCGCAACTTCCTCGGCGATCTGGAGCGGATCAAGAAGGGCGAGCGGGACCTCTACTTCTAG